One region of Salvia miltiorrhiza cultivar Shanhuang (shh) chromosome 3, IMPLAD_Smil_shh, whole genome shotgun sequence genomic DNA includes:
- the LOC131014718 gene encoding protein ABIL3, with translation METMTAAASMPFPRELASYDEVSMQQSMLFSDSLKDLKNLRKQLYSAAEYFELSYTNDDQKHVVVNTLKDYAIKALVNTVDHLGSVTYKVNDLLDENIDEVSGTELRVSCLEQRLRTCHDYINREGLSQQSLVINTPNYHKRYILPVGETMNGGLRTKSKYQGCSVDEGDEWHQFRSAIRATIHEAPPSTASKGRSPSPTPRLVQQPGNFAFSKSMPKKDLERRTVSPHRFPLLRSGSLSSKPSTPKSSRPTTPNQSRPTTPNSSLGRQPFISDPRKSASMRIRVGKESPKELEQIPSKSKRLLKALLSRRKSKKDDTLYTYLDEY, from the exons ATGGAGACAATGACGGCAGCTGCCTCCATGCCATTTCCTCGTGAGCTGGCCAGTTATGATGAGGTTTCTATGCAGCAGAGCATGCTCTTCTCTGATAGTTTGAAG GATTTGAAGAATCTTAGGAAACAACTGTATTCAGCAGCAGAATACTTTGAGTTGTCTTACACTAACGATGACCAAAAGCATGT AGTGGTGAATACGTTGAAAGATTATGccattaaagctcttgtcaacACCGTGGACCATTTGGGTTCCGTTACCTATAAGGTCAATGATCTGTTGGATGAAAACATCGATGAAGTTTCAGGAACTGAGCTTCGCGTATCTTGCCTTGAGCAG AGACTGCGGACATGCCACGACTATATCAACCGTGAAGGTCTTTCTCAGCAGTCGTTGGTGATAAACACTCCCAATTACCACAAACGATACATCTTGCCAG TGGGAGAGACTATGAATGGAGGTTTACGCACCAAATCGAAGTACCAAGGTTGCAGCGTAGACGAAGGAGATGAGTGGCATCAATTTAGGAGTG CTATTCGAGCTACAATACACGAAGCTCCACCATCTACAGCCAG TAAAGGGCGCTCCCCATCACCTACACCAAGACTCGTGCAGCAGCCAGGAAATTTTGCCTTCTCTAAGAGCATGCCTAAAAAAGATCTAG AAAGGAGAACAGTGTCACCACACCGGTTTCCACTTCTACGTTCGGGATCCCTCTCTAGTAAGCCCTCGACTCCAAAAAGCTCGCGCCCGACTACCCCAAATCAAAGCCGGCCAACCACCCCAAATTCATCTTTGGGAAGACAACCG TTTATTTCTGACCCTCGGAAATCGGCTTCGATGCGGATTCGTGTCGGGAAAGAGAGCCCAAAAGAGTTGGAGCAGATCCCCAGCAAAAGTAAACGATTGCTCAAAGCTTTGCTCAGTCGACGTAAGTCGAAGAAAGATGATACATTATATACTTATTTGGATGAATACTAA
- the LOC131014732 gene encoding uncharacterized protein LOC131014732: protein MENLAADLTTGAPNKWDFRCNLEVDYASEEVARMVYAALAVDKELQPDKVKRHMSVSNGKLSVNFEAVEARFLRASYSAFVDVLTLATKTIEEFGQGLIQ from the exons ATGGAAAACTTAGCTGCTGACCTCACTACCGGAGCTCCAAACAAATGGGATTTCagatg CAACTTGGAAGTAGATTATGCGTCTGAGGAAGTTGCTCGCATGGTTTATGCTGCTCTAGCCGTTGATAAGGAG TTACAACCAGATAAGGTGAAAAGGCATATGTCAGTATCCAACGGGAAACTTTCTGT GAATTTTGAGGCTGTCGAAGCAAGATTCCTTCGTGCATCATACAGTGCTTTTGTCGATGTTCTTACACTTGCCACCAAGACCATCGAAGAATTTGGTCAGGGTTTGATACAGTGA
- the LOC131014705 gene encoding uncharacterized protein LOC131014705, which yields MPFCEVGRYQKIDGASANSSNGIQIFYRTYGKGPIKVLMIIGLAGTHDSWGPQINGLAGTVRPNDDESPAEDPSGGGATGVEVCAFDNRGMGRSSVPTKKSEYTTSIMAKDALALMDHLGWEKAHVFGHSMGAMIACKLAAMVPERISSLALLNVTGGGYECIPKFDRKTLSIALRFLRAKTPEQRAAVDLDTHYSQEYLEEYIGLKTRRAILYQEYVKGISSTGMQSKYGFDGQINACWTHKLSRKEIESIRMAGFPISVIHGRHDVIAQLCHAKRLAERLYPSARMVELNGGHLVSHERTEEVNKALLELIKASQSTTSSYQWTNLSTKSSGCKASQISAWRAISSSFILESVEKLHIFMLYFFGLFVLAFQHLRRGVMRLKPVKVEAVLTN from the exons ATGCCGTTTTGCGAAGTGGGCAGGTACCAGAAAATAGATGGCGCGTCAGCAAACAGCAGCAACGGAATCCAAATTTTTTACAGAACATACGGCAAAGGACCAATCAAAGTTCTTATGATCATAG GATTGGCTGGGACCCACGATTCCTGGGGGCCGCAGATAAATGGTCTGGCCGGGACAGTGAGGCCGAACGACGACGAGTCGCCGGCGGAAGATCCGAGCGGCGGTGGGGCGACAGGCGTGGAGGTCTGCGCTTTTGATAACCGTGGAATGGGGCGGAGCTCCGTTCCCACCAAAAAGTCAGAGTATAC GACGAGTATTATGGCAAAAGATGCATTAGCTCTAATGGATCATTTGGGATGGGAAAAAGCCCATGTGTTTGGCCACTCGATGG GTGCCATGATTGCTTGTAAGCTTGCTGCAATGGTACCTGAGCGCATTTCATCTTTGGCGTTGTTGAATGTAACTGGTGGAGGTTATGAATGCATACCAAAG TTTGACCGTAAAACTCTGTCAATTGCTCTGCGTTTTCTGAGGGCAAAAACACCTGAACAGAGAGCAGCCGTTGATTTAGATACCCACTACTCACag GAATATCTTGAAGAGTACATTGGACTAAAGACTAGAAGAGCAATTTTATACCAA GAATACGTAAAAGGCATATCATCAACAGGTATGCAGTCGAAGTATGGATTTGACGGTCAGATTAACGCGTGTTGGACCCATAAATTGTCAAGAAAAGAGATAGAATCTATCCGTATGGCTGGATTTCCCATATCAGTAATTCATGGCAG ACATGACGTTATTGCTCAGCTGTGCCATGCAAAACGACTTGCAGAGAGATTATATCCATCTGCAAGAATGGTTGAACTTAATGGTGGACATCTAGTAAGCCATGAGAGAACTGAGGAG GTGAATAAAGCTCTTCTAGAGTTGATCAAGGCATCACAAAGTACGACAAGTTCATACCAATGGACAAATCTGTCTACTAAAAGCAGTG GGTGCAAGGCTTCTCAGATATCGGCATGGAGAGCAATCAGTTCATCTTTCATTCTTGAAAGCGTAGAGAAGCTACATATTTTCATGTTATACTTTTTTGGCCTCTTTGTACTAGCCTTTCAGCATTTGCGCAGAGGCGTGATGAGGCTTAAGCCCGTCAAAGTAGAAGCAGTTCTTACAAACTAA